A segment of the Bactrocera neohumeralis isolate Rockhampton chromosome 3, APGP_CSIRO_Bneo_wtdbg2-racon-allhic-juicebox.fasta_v2, whole genome shotgun sequence genome:
aaaatttttaatttatatttcaaaatctatgtcgtctcgGCAAAGTAACctcccttggccccaatacacttttGCCATAGGTTCTTataatcctcgaaacagttgttaaaaccaatttccagaatagacttcaatgcgcgtagcgattcacgttcaATGCCTTCAATTGATTCAAAACGgcttccccggagcggtcgcttgagtttgctgaatagcgacaagtcacatggagctaaatcaggcgataCGGAGGTACGGACGATATTGATTGAATAtgtggcgaaaaactcacgaagaatcaatgaaaTAAACGAATGGTTCAAAAATCAAGAGTTGTCAATCAATAATTCCAgcctctttttatactctcgcaacaatgttgctaaggagagtattatagttttgttcacataacggttgtttgtaaatcctaaaactaaaagagtcagataaagggttatatataccaaagtgatcagggtgacgagtagagtgaaatccggatgtctgtctgtccgtccgtccgtctgtccgtccgtctgtccgtgcaagctgtaacttgagtaaaaattgagatatcatgatgaaacttggtacacgtatttcttggctccataaaaaggttaagttcgaagattggcaaaatcggcccactgccacgcccataaaatggcggaaaccgaaaacctataaggtgtcataactaagccataaataaaaatattaaagtgaaatttggcacaaaggatcgcatccgccccctactaagtgttttgtacatatctcgtaaactactatagctatgtcaacgaaactctatagagtcgtttccttcaggcatttccatatacagttccaaaatggaagaaatcggataataaccacgcccacctcccatacaaaagttatgttgaaaatcactaaaagtgcattaaccgactaacaaaaaacgtcagaaacactaaattttatggaagaaatggcagaaggaagctgcacccagcctttttttaacaattgaaaatgggcgtggcgtcgcccacttattactcaaccgatttcaatgaaattcggtatttaatattttcttaacaccctgatgacatgtacgaaatatgggtgaaatcggttcacaaccacgccttattccaatgtaacgctattttgaattccatctgatgccttctctgaataatatatatgtacattaggaaccaatgatgatagcggagtaaaactttacacaaatacggtatttgaaaaatatatgtaaatgacggataatgaaatcgcgattatcactttattatgcgagagtataaaatgttcggtgacacccgaacttagcgctgcCTTACTTGTTATGAATAGCTTCGTGCAATCGACGCATAACACTAAAGTAACATTTATTGTTGACAATTTGGCCTGTAGGAAAGAATTTGGAGAGCactacacctcgataatcgaagaaaattgttaacactactttgatttttgaactgCTTTGCCGTgcttcggctcatctttgccacgatattcggcggATTGATCGTCTTTTTCCAGgccgtaagcatagatccaagactcatcgccagtaataatacgtttcatgacgtGACTGAAGCAATCATGAGcttttgtttaagaaaattttcggtcacatttatttttaaatatttcttgttaAATATACACTAATATAAAATCTCAATGTATTTCCCTAGATAATTTTGTGGGAAGATACATTTAGGTTTCAACTCAACTGTAAGCAACTGGACAAAGTAATTTTGAGAGCAACGCGATTAAGCGTTAAATTTGTTTCAGTTGCACATCATGTGACTTCGATTCGCAGTaaaatacatatcgtcacctgaaatgcaaaataacgtatgaacattttcgaaaattttcagtggcctgaatgaaacacgaaataaaagggaacaagagtgaaaaaaaattttaatattggttaaaattggTTCATATATGAGCGCAGTTCCtgaaaaatgttggacatatgtaatattatgtatgtaatttgaagtagtgaatcgtaatcaataagatactcagtttcgaattttttgatgatacgttattttgcattttaggtcaCGATATAGTCTTCATACTTGGGAGAAATTGTTTCAGGGGCTTAAGTTTCGAATTTTGAAGACATACAgaagatttttcaaataatgttttGCAAATACCTCAAAATATTCCAccgatacacatacatatgtacatactatacatatattcttaggAATAACGACTGCTTCTAATGTGCGGCAGTCTTTAATTTTGCCTTGaccaaaatttgaatttacaaCCCTCAAGCAGTCAACGCACTCGGCTAAAACGGACGCAGAAAACCTATTCTACTAAAGACATAGCAATTAAATCAAGGGAAAGAGTGACATTTTAGAGCTTTTTTCAAAGAGTTTAGTGAAACGTTCAGCCGAAAAATACTCACATATTCATAGAAAAAATgtcggaaattaaaaaaaaaaacaattttttttaacttaatacaaaaaatattgataatatatgtacatatcgtcacctaaattactaaataacgtaacatcactttccATAAGTTTCTAAGTGATGGGAAaacaatataatagaaaccaatcatattgaaacaaaattaatgttttggttataaaatggttatatattgggtagCGAAAGCTCAAAAGATtatgatacatacataagtaagtaataaaaaactcaatttcgaattttttgctGATACggtgttttgcatttttaatgacGATATGTACCTAggtgtaaatatacatatttataatgtataagtatgtacatatacggaTATTAGGCCTCGTTTACATGTTTGTATTTACCTTCATTAGCTTCTCCTTGGCAATTAAGATTTcactattttcttatttattttgtatacacTAAAGTAGggctttaataattttatatttatttatttttgtatatatatacatacattgatatatacacacaaatattttatatatggtatGCAGCGCTGTAAGTATAAACACTTGCAATTGTCACACTTTCATTGTGATTTATGGGTGCACTGAGTTTATCGattaattgtaattaactcTGATGATCctgcatttaaaatttatgagtgAATATgcattttccatttattattcATCTTTATATTCGatatatactaaataaattaaacaactACATTGCTTTCTTACAAGACTTCTTCTGGCTTAAAAGTGGTCGATTTTTTATGTAAGCTCACTAgaatttcatatatatgtatattttttacaaactgGTATTTACAGTTGATTTTGTGCCGTTTTCACTATgcattttcactttcaaatattttcatttcaaactgTATTTTCCAACTTTTCCATATTTCGAATTCTCGTTTGCACTTTCTCTACAATATATACTTTAAACTGTCTtatgaaaaaatacttaatattttcaacaaaattcgaCTACACAATAAACACAAGCGTAACTAACGTTTAACGTTGCCAACGTTAAAGGTTCTAAGGCTAACCACGAATAGCCGACGTTTACCAGCGCTAGCGAAGTCGACCCCTTTCAAAATAACaaacgaaataaaaagcaaaaacgcCTGCCAACCAAGCAGCACACAACAATAAATTGCCGAAAATAACGAAATATAACGGGCGTACAACTTTAAGGAAGTCACCAAGCAGCCAGCCTGCGAACTAGCCCGTGTCAAAGCGAAGTGCTAGCCACTTTTTGCAGCTGTTCCAGGCTTACCTTGCGTTACAGCTAAAGTAAttgaacacaaaaacaacactgcTTGCGGCTTAACTAACCATGTAAGTACGAAGTGACTGACCGAATGCATACGAAAGTGAACGCGAAGTCTAGGACAATACACGAGACCGTCGTCAAAGGTGAATGGCAAATGCGTAAAGTTGGTGGACGTCTCGAAGGTGTTAGACGTACAAACCTTCGGGGACCGACCGGCAAAACACGTCTGTCAGATGATTATGTCGTCGTTGTTCGGCATAACGAGTTGCATATGCCCAGCAACGCCGAAGCCTAGGTCGTCTTGACAACGTCGTACCAAAACAATGcacaaaatacaaattgttGTAAGTTAGAATAAATAGAATAAAGCATTTGCGGTTAAAGTAATGCACATAAGTAGTAATTAGTATGCAGTTTGAATCATGTAAGGGTCTGACGTTCGTTTAAACTCACCGAAGTTTCGTTAGTGTATTGTTAGTGTAAAGTGATAAGGTAGTGAGACTGCAACCCTTGTAAATGAGTGTCAATTATTATATTCAACTACTGCTTAATATTTTTCCGCAATAGTAATCTTCAGTTCCCGTTCCTAACAGTTTtcaaacaaaagcgaaaaaactCAAGCATGTCCGAAACTAATAAACTTGATAATCTGAAATCTTTGGATGAAATTATATATCCCGAAATCGAACCTGGCATCATCAGTAAGCAAATGATTGACAAAGCTTACCTGGAGGATGGTAAGCAAGGAGAAGCTGCACGTCTACATCAAATGGAGCCGGTAGTGTATGAACGTATCTTTGTGCTCAGGCTGGAGTTTAAAAGTAAGTTGTATTCGAGAATGCTAAGCATACCGAAAGCTATACTCAGTTGAAAATCGAGCTTAGAATCACATTACTTTTACTAGGACTGAAGCTATACCCCTCTTTGTGACTTTGTGGCGAGAAGTGTTCAGATTGAAGCTActtaaacatatgtaaattatatctTGCCAGGCGATCTAACTCTTCTTTCTTTCAGAAAGATAGAGTCTAGTCAAATTCTTCTTagactttatttattattgaattttatttgagCGATTTTAAAGTCAAATATTATagatttttgtattgaaatggAAAACTTTGAAGACTTTCGTTGCAACTTCGTCGGTTCCAAATGGAAGTCGCCGAGCGCAAACTAACTGGAGAACGACTTATGTTAGATATAAACAAGTAGGTGAATACATTGGAACATATTCCGATTAATTTATTGCGCACTTCACtcaattatattatttcattcATTCAGTTGGATTGCCTCAAGAGAGCCTAACAATGAACTTAGGATAATAGAGATGAATTTTCTGAAACACTGAATTTTTTCTACTTGCATTCTCCGCATATTCAAAAACTGAACGCTTTAGTGCAAAGTCGCAAGACTGACAATATTATGTTAGTGACATCTCTTAAGTGGTCTCAATTTGGCTTTGGGGAGACTGATGACCTGACTTAATCTTTTCAAGTTGCGTCTCCAAAATAATAAATGCGATTGACGAATTCCATACTTGTAGCCAATATTGACTACTTTTTAGGTTTGCGTCCTTCCTCAATTTTCTTGTGTGAGCTCCTTAAAAAATTAGTTCCAGTATGGTAACCTTGACCCCATTATTTATTGACAAAGTCAGAAGGAAGCTACTTTAATGAAGCTCgattaatttagaaaaagtcaaatgtattttttttttacattttcagaTATTCTACGCATAGATCACTTGTGGATCATGCCAAATTTAACGAAGCTTTcgttaaattgtaataaaatcgAAGTTATTGAACACATCGATATGTTGATTGCACTGAAAGAACTCGATTTGAGCTTCAACTATATCGAacgtattgaaaatattgaaaaactcgtTAATCTCGAAGTGCTCTCACTTTTCAATAATCACATCACGCATATACAAAATTTAGATACTTTGGAGAAGCTGGTGATACTGAGTTTGggcaacaataaaatcaaaacaaccGTGGGGGTAATGAGAGAATGCATTTGATATACACTACCAAAAAACTATttactaaatatgtattttgattGCGAAGATTGAAAGATTTCGATTTCTGAAAGACCTGCGCGTGCTCAATCTGGAAGGTAATCCCATAGCAAAAGAAGCCAACTTTCAAATGGATCTTTATGTGGCAGCTGTGCTACCAGGAGTTaaatattacgaatataaaacgATTTCCGAAGAGATGCGACACAAAGGTCGGGAACGATATTAGTAAGTATAGtagaagaaaaaacgttaacttcggttgcatcgaagctagaatacccttcacaaatactaAAGATTCCTTAGAgtagcttgattttgatcgttcagttcgttttccgctatatgctatggtgctctgatttgaaaaatttcttcggaaatttcACCGTTGCCTTGTCCAACAAtacattccaaatttcgtgaagatatctcgccaaaaacaaaataaagatataAGAGCTTGAGGGACTTATATAAAAACGGGcgggcatggctaaattgaTTCAGATCTTCACACTGGTCATTTATACTCGttactatatatactttaaattgTCTCCGACGTTTTTTCTGAGTTTAACAAACTTTGggtcaaacttaatatactctaatTAGTGTATAAAAAGCAATAAGGGATTCAAATGTAGGAAGCCGATTAGAAGTTACCATTTGACGAAAATTTCCTATACCGAGTTTCGAAtgacaatttaaaataactatTAGATTGACATTGATTTTCTTTAGTTAAAAGTCTcagttgttgtagcggcagtaaacattcctgaagtaatttcgaggaatggtgccgagttgacaggcTTTGGCCGAGTAAAGTTCCTattccgttccggttacttagatcCGACTGTGATTGTAACCGTCTTACAATAAATTCACTAACTACTAGGTACTACATTTGAATTTCTAGTTGAAATGTTTTGTACTGTCTTTAGATCTCTTTTAGTCAGAGTGTCGGTATCTTTCGCTTAtgttgaataaagagaaattttAGTGGACATAAAAAGGCTATTATCTTTAGTATGCttatatttatcatttatatacgATCTAAAGGCAATCCGAACTCACTTAATAGTACAATATTGATATCTCTTCCTGCGGCAGTCGAATTAATCTGCATCCCCGAAATTTTATACGGTCAATAACTCCCAACtcgatttattattatttggggaatattttgtgccatacaacaataaaatcgacCATTTGATATTGCTTTTTCCATTTCTAGTCGAGAACTGCGCGAAATTGAAGCTAATGAGGAGAAGGAAATAATAGCCCGCGCCGCTAAGGCCAAAGAAGAATACGATGAAAAGCGTTTGGCTTCCAGTTTTGTAGAATATCTCAACGAACACCAATTGTACGAATCCTTGTGGAAAGGTGATGAAGACGGTTATGCACTGCTCAAAATCGGCCAGCCTGCCACTGACTTAGCCGAGGAGTATGACAACGACATCTACGATGTAACGCAAGAGATTTATAAGTATGGCTTGGAACGCTACGAAGAACGTGAATTAGAAATTAATGAGTTCAAAGAGAATTTGGAAGAAGGGCAACTACAGATACAACAAATGGGTCAGGATGTAATCGAAGACTTTCTACGTCATAAGGAACGTATTTTTGAGCGAGCAACAGCAGTACTAAAAGCGTTGGAACTGCGT
Coding sequences within it:
- the LOC126752586 gene encoding dynein regulatory complex subunit 3, translated to MSETNKLDNLKSLDEIIYPEIEPGIISKQMIDKAYLEDGKQGEAARLHQMEPVVYERIFVLRLEFKNILRIDHLWIMPNLTKLSLNCNKIEVIEHIDMLIALKELDLSFNYIERIENIEKLVNLEVLSLFNNHITHIQNLDTLEKLVILSLGNNKIKTTVGIERFRFLKDLRVLNLEGNPIAKEANFQMDLYVAAVLPGVKYYEYKTISEEMRHKGRERYYRELREIEANEEKEIIARAAKAKEEYDEKRLASSFVEYLNEHQLYESLWKGDEDGYALLKIGQPATDLAEEYDNDIYDVTQEIYKYGLERYEERELEINEFKENLEEGQLQIQQMGQDVIEDFLRHKERIFERATAVLKALELRTLHGEDEESPESLELIDQFDKITMQFDDIINEVWQQLMSQELHLHESIEESTVNFQRRIQEMMAKFVEQVQTYFGQLRDIAIHFSENMTEVATHYINTKLALQDFEDVPPELLHCMEDREAILNLIAGMKDAHIQRIDEREDRLMVRSRDFIENMIDELNNDELERNRAKILEINSFLELMSDSLASLHTEIREAIMNEEG